In one window of Opitutus sp. GAS368 DNA:
- a CDS encoding ribonuclease D yields MNTIPHYQLITRPEQLAPLYAALDRCSEIALDTEADNLFRYKTRVCLLQIHVVGEIHLVDLLADLDLGALWPRLAAKPLIMHGSDYDLRLLWELCRFQPHSLFDTMFAAQLLAIPRFGLAALLETNFGVQLDKDHQKANWSQRPLDRDMLDYAAMDVFHLFALRDRLRDELVKLGRLEWLEQRCRWQMEAGREGFAAPDENAWRVNGSEKLRGRGLGVLNALWHWRESWAEKINTPPFKVVGNEMLVRIARAADEGAPPEEVMRVNLGRRHDRLFPSLAEAIRRGFAIDPHTLPRRERRRDFSPMTPDELARQDRIKADRDRLASGLNLDPTLIATRSQLVLIARDPSSIDAVLLPWQAKLLKAEPAWKS; encoded by the coding sequence TTGAACACCATCCCGCATTACCAGCTCATCACCCGGCCCGAACAGCTGGCGCCGCTCTACGCCGCGCTCGATCGCTGCTCCGAAATCGCGCTCGATACCGAGGCCGACAACCTTTTCCGCTACAAGACGCGGGTCTGCCTGCTGCAGATCCACGTGGTTGGCGAGATCCACCTCGTCGACCTGCTGGCCGACCTGGACCTCGGCGCCCTCTGGCCCCGCCTCGCCGCCAAGCCGCTCATCATGCACGGCAGCGACTATGACCTGCGCCTGCTGTGGGAGCTCTGCCGCTTCCAACCGCACAGCCTGTTCGACACCATGTTCGCCGCCCAGCTGCTGGCCATCCCGCGCTTCGGCCTGGCCGCGCTCCTCGAGACGAACTTCGGCGTCCAGCTCGACAAGGACCACCAGAAGGCCAACTGGTCGCAGCGCCCGCTCGACCGCGACATGCTCGATTACGCCGCGATGGATGTGTTTCACCTGTTTGCGCTGCGCGACCGGTTGCGCGACGAACTCGTCAAGCTCGGCCGCCTCGAGTGGCTCGAGCAGCGCTGCCGCTGGCAGATGGAGGCCGGCCGCGAGGGCTTCGCCGCCCCCGACGAGAATGCGTGGCGCGTCAACGGCTCGGAGAAACTCCGCGGCCGCGGCCTCGGCGTGCTCAACGCCCTCTGGCACTGGCGCGAAAGCTGGGCGGAGAAGATCAATACCCCGCCGTTCAAGGTCGTCGGCAACGAGATGCTGGTCCGGATTGCCCGCGCCGCCGACGAGGGCGCGCCGCCGGAGGAAGTCATGCGCGTCAACCTCGGCCGCCGGCACGACCGGCTGTTCCCCTCGCTGGCCGAAGCCATCCGCCGCGGTTTCGCGATCGACCCGCACACGCTGCCACGCCGCGAGCGCCGCCGCGACTTCAGCCCGATGACGCCGGACGAACTCGCCCGGCAGGACCGCATCAAGGCCGACCGCGACCGCCTCGCGTCGGGCCTCAACCTCGACCCCACGCTCATCGCCACCCGCTCCCAGCTCGTGCTGATCGCCCGTGATCCCTCCTCCATCGACGCCGTGCTGCTGCCGTGGCAGGCAAAACTGCTCAAGGCCGAGCCTGCCTGGAAAAGCTGA
- a CDS encoding fatty acid CoA ligase family protein yields MTDSANIARHLPLMAARQPDHPAVKIPRGRTADGGIDYLALSFRELDAEVDAWTGNLTARGVRRGDRVLVMVRQGLPLIAAAFALFKLGAVPVIIDPGMGRKNFLACVARSRPRVLLGIPPAQVMSHVFRSAFRSVEIRVWARGSATARLTFPVGSPLAGGPVRPQGPTLQCCEVTTSDLAAILFTSGSTGAPKGVCYEHGMFEAQLRLVRDTYGIGPGEVDLPMLPIFALFNPALGMTTIVPEIDPSRPATVDPEKIVRAIQQEKVTNTFGSPTLWRIISRYCLKNNLTLPSVKRVLMAGAPVPPDLFADLQKILPNGTAHSPYGATESLPIASISAPEVLGETAAAIAAGKGTCVGRPVPEVGIKIIVLTDAPIGALANATELPPGEIGEIIVRGPVVTREYDQLPEATALAKIQDSQPGGPAAVWHRMGDAGYLDASGRLWFCGRKAERVETRSGPLYPAQVEPIFNAHPNVARSALIATGHDGRRPAIVVEPVSRAVVATPSLRRKLVRELRELGAAHEHTDKIRLAYLHPHFPVDVRHNAKIHRLALARWAAGNNGYELDKREIPRDVLKQ; encoded by the coding sequence TTGACCGACTCCGCCAACATCGCCCGCCACCTGCCGCTGATGGCGGCACGCCAGCCGGACCATCCGGCGGTGAAGATCCCGCGCGGGCGGACGGCGGACGGCGGCATCGATTATCTCGCCCTCTCCTTCCGCGAACTCGACGCCGAGGTGGACGCGTGGACCGGAAACCTCACGGCCCGCGGCGTGCGGCGGGGTGACCGCGTGCTGGTCATGGTCCGCCAAGGGTTGCCGCTCATCGCCGCCGCCTTCGCCCTCTTCAAGCTCGGCGCCGTGCCGGTCATCATCGACCCGGGCATGGGCCGGAAAAACTTTCTCGCCTGCGTCGCCCGCTCCCGGCCCCGCGTGCTGTTGGGCATCCCACCGGCCCAGGTGATGAGCCACGTGTTCCGCTCGGCCTTCAGGTCAGTCGAGATCCGCGTGTGGGCCCGCGGTTCAGCCACGGCGCGGCTTACGTTTCCTGTAGGGTCGCCGCTTGCCGGCGGACCGGTCCGGCCACAAGGGCCGACCCTACAATGTTGCGAAGTCACTACCTCCGATCTCGCCGCCATCCTTTTCACCTCCGGCTCCACCGGTGCGCCCAAGGGCGTCTGCTACGAGCACGGCATGTTCGAGGCGCAGCTGCGGCTGGTGCGCGACACCTACGGCATCGGGCCGGGCGAAGTGGACCTGCCGATGCTGCCGATCTTCGCGCTCTTCAACCCCGCGCTGGGCATGACCACCATCGTGCCGGAGATCGACCCGAGCCGGCCGGCCACGGTGGATCCCGAAAAAATCGTCCGCGCCATCCAGCAGGAGAAAGTTACCAACACCTTCGGGTCGCCGACGCTCTGGCGGATCATCAGCCGGTATTGCCTGAAGAACAATCTGACCCTCCCGTCGGTGAAGCGCGTGCTCATGGCCGGCGCACCGGTGCCGCCCGATCTCTTCGCCGACCTGCAGAAAATCCTGCCCAACGGCACGGCACACAGCCCGTATGGCGCGACCGAGTCGCTCCCGATCGCCAGCATCAGCGCGCCGGAAGTCCTCGGCGAAACCGCCGCGGCGATCGCGGCCGGCAAAGGCACCTGTGTCGGCCGGCCGGTGCCGGAAGTCGGGATCAAGATCATCGTGCTCACCGATGCGCCCATCGGCGCGCTGGCGAATGCGACTGAGCTGCCGCCCGGCGAAATCGGCGAGATCATCGTCCGCGGCCCGGTCGTCACCCGCGAATACGACCAGCTGCCCGAAGCCACGGCTCTGGCCAAAATTCAGGACTCTCAACCCGGCGGCCCTGCCGCCGTCTGGCACCGGATGGGAGATGCCGGTTATCTCGACGCCTCGGGCCGCCTCTGGTTTTGCGGCCGCAAGGCCGAGCGGGTCGAAACCCGCTCGGGCCCGCTCTATCCCGCGCAGGTGGAGCCGATTTTCAACGCCCACCCCAACGTCGCGCGCAGCGCGCTCATCGCCACCGGCCATGACGGGCGCCGCCCGGCCATCGTGGTCGAGCCGGTGTCGCGCGCGGTGGTCGCCACCCCCTCGCTGCGGCGCAAACTGGTGCGCGAACTGCGCGAACTCGGCGCGGCCCATGAGCACACGGACAAAATCCGGCTCGCCTACCTGCACCCGCATTTCCCGGTCGATGTCCGCCACAACGCCAAAATCCACCGCCTCGCGCTCGCCCGCTGGGCCGCCGGCAATAACGGCTACGAGCTCGACAAGCGCGAGATCCCCCGGGATGTCCTGAAGCAATGA